In the genome of Paenibacillus pabuli, one region contains:
- a CDS encoding VanZ family protein has translation MEEEYGKRKHKHRRKQRPYVYILSLLLIAGWILVIWHFSTQSYQQQTIQPWLHKWSEKVKIGFTLPDVQFTYGELEYSLKQRPYDFVEFIFRKSAHLFVYAVLAVLIYGGMRYRKIHMWACFATALTVIVIIASIDEYIQQFSPNRTSSIRDVGVDLLGGCGGIVLYMSVNAFSRRFRYPRRSSAKRK, from the coding sequence ATGGAGGAGGAGTACGGAAAACGGAAACATAAGCATAGACGTAAACAACGACCTTATGTTTATATCTTGTCACTTCTGCTGATTGCCGGCTGGATTTTGGTGATCTGGCACTTTTCTACACAGTCATATCAGCAGCAGACCATCCAGCCTTGGCTGCATAAGTGGTCTGAAAAGGTGAAGATCGGATTTACATTACCCGATGTGCAATTCACATACGGTGAGCTTGAATATTCCTTAAAACAACGACCGTATGATTTTGTGGAGTTCATATTTCGGAAAAGTGCGCATTTATTTGTATATGCTGTGTTGGCAGTGCTTATCTATGGTGGGATGAGATATAGGAAAATTCATATGTGGGCTTGTTTCGCTACTGCCCTGACCGTGATAGTGATTATCGCTTCCATTGATGAATATATTCAGCAGTTCAGCCCTAACCGGACGAGTTCAATCCGGGATGTGGGTGTGGATCTGCTTGGTGGATGCGGTGGAATTGTCTTATATATGTCGGTTAATGCCTTTTCCAGAAGATTCAGATATCCGAGGCGATCTTCAGCCAAAAGAAAGTGA
- a CDS encoding ABC transporter ATP-binding protein, producing the protein MQQEPVVRLQGVSKIISSRSLVSDLTLDISPGQVFGFLGPNGAGKTTTIRMMVGLMSISQGDIIISGHSVKNEFEQAIAQVGAIVENPEMYKFLTGYQNLVHFARMSPGITKERIAETIERVGLTARIHDKVKTYSLGMRQRLGVAQAILHKPKLLVLDEPTNGLDPQGIRELRDYLRQLCQEEGITVFVSSHLLSEMELMCDTVAIIQNGKLIDVRNLRAEAGVDVLTEVAFEVNDAPRAAELISEATVQGNAIVIRLSREQIPDLNARLVSEGFQVYGIRNVTHTLEDQFLQVTGGGSIG; encoded by the coding sequence ATGCAGCAGGAGCCGGTTGTCCGTCTTCAAGGCGTCAGTAAAATCATCTCCTCCCGATCATTGGTCAGTGACCTGACTCTGGATATTTCTCCGGGGCAGGTTTTTGGTTTTTTAGGACCCAATGGGGCGGGGAAAACAACAACGATTCGAATGATGGTAGGACTCATGTCCATCAGTCAAGGTGATATCATCATCTCGGGACACAGTGTAAAGAATGAATTTGAACAAGCCATAGCTCAGGTTGGGGCCATTGTCGAGAATCCGGAAATGTACAAATTTCTGACAGGATATCAGAATCTTGTTCACTTTGCCCGGATGTCACCTGGCATTACGAAAGAACGTATTGCCGAGACCATTGAACGTGTAGGACTTACAGCCCGCATTCATGACAAGGTCAAGACCTATTCTCTGGGTATGCGCCAGCGTCTGGGTGTAGCTCAAGCCATATTACATAAGCCAAAGTTATTGGTATTGGATGAACCCACCAACGGACTTGATCCACAGGGAATACGGGAACTTAGAGATTATTTGCGTCAGCTCTGTCAGGAGGAAGGAATCACCGTCTTTGTATCCAGCCACTTGCTGTCCGAGATGGAGTTGATGTGTGATACCGTTGCGATTATCCAAAATGGCAAATTGATTGATGTGAGAAATCTCAGAGCTGAGGCGGGAGTAGACGTACTAACTGAGGTTGCTTTTGAGGTAAATGATGCCCCGCGTGCAGCCGAACTCATTAGCGAGGCTACAGTTCAGGGCAATGCCATTGTGATTCGTTTATCCCGTGAGCAGATTCCGGACTTGAATGCGAGGCTGGTTAGTGAAGGGTTCCAGGTATACGGTATCCGTAATGTAACCCATACGCTGGAAGATCAATTTTTGCAGGTGACTGGGGGCGGAAGCATTGGGTAA